From Magnetococcus sp. PR-3, one genomic window encodes:
- a CDS encoding type II secretion system protein, which translates to MSGRSIYRHSQAGFTMIELSMVLVIVGLIIAASISLIPGTRQTLELKETKSILREMKAAIIGFAAANGRLPCPDTDAVPDGAENRADPNCTSDVGVFPYRTLGLGTGVDAWGGHVVYGIHDGGGADNDLTDSTTPMCDVASNLRNLATSDALNLNTGVRISEMVNQELQTPTINFSCTDADSMGVAFVLVSKGFVDANESNDGADVYHQRFDGNNESLNGNAGALETNCFDSPERRWYTPEVAVNDSYDDVVAVMGFTSLYAKACLTD; encoded by the coding sequence ATGTCAGGCCGTTCTATTTATCGCCATTCACAAGCTGGTTTTACCATGATTGAGCTCTCCATGGTGCTGGTTATTGTGGGTTTGATTATCGCTGCCAGTATTAGTCTTATACCCGGTACTCGACAAACGCTGGAGTTAAAAGAGACCAAGAGTATTTTAAGGGAGATGAAGGCCGCCATTATTGGTTTTGCCGCAGCCAACGGTCGCTTACCTTGCCCAGATACCGATGCCGTACCCGATGGTGCTGAGAACCGAGCTGACCCCAACTGTACGAGTGATGTAGGGGTTTTTCCCTACCGAACATTGGGTTTAGGTACGGGGGTGGATGCCTGGGGCGGGCATGTGGTTTATGGCATTCATGATGGGGGTGGGGCAGACAATGATCTGACGGACAGTACCACACCTATGTGTGATGTCGCTTCCAACCTGCGTAATTTAGCAACCAGTGATGCCCTTAATCTGAACACTGGGGTGCGCATTAGTGAAATGGTTAATCAGGAACTGCAAACCCCTACCATTAACTTTAGCTGTACCGATGCAGACAGCATGGGGGTTGCTTTTGTGCTGGTTAGTAAAGGGTTTGTTGATGCCAATGAATCCAATGATGGGGCGGATGTGTACCATCAACGCTTTGATGGTAATAATGAATCCCTCAATGGTAATGCTGGGGCGCTAGAGACCAACTGTTTTGACTCACCTGAGCGGCGCTGGTACACCCCGGAGGTCGCTGTTAATGATAGCTATGATGATGTTGTTGCGGTCATGGGCTTTACCTCACTTTACGCCAAAGCATGCCTGACTGATTAA
- a CDS encoding phosphate/phosphite/phosphonate ABC transporter substrate-binding protein — MKPILYTSIITLATLSLSSAWADHKDSDVIHFGIVPQQSAIKLARKWTPVFQYLSQKTGYTIRFKTAPNIPVFEQRLADGRYDVAYMNPYHYTVFGQKPGYRAFAKQKDKQIKGLIVVHKDNAIQSLQDLSGQDLAFPAPAAFAASVLTRSKLVDQGIVFQPNYVSSHDSVYRTVAKGLFSAGGGIKRTLENVDPTIRAQLKILWTTHGYTPHAFAAHPALTTTKVAKLQQAMVNMHTDPLAQPLLKSLNFKGIETAQHQDWNDVRDLQVDKRLGRLIQ; from the coding sequence ATGAAACCCATTTTATATACCAGCATAATCACCCTGGCGACATTGAGTTTATCCAGCGCATGGGCTGACCATAAAGATTCTGATGTTATTCATTTTGGGATCGTTCCCCAACAATCCGCAATCAAACTGGCCCGTAAATGGACACCTGTTTTTCAATATCTGAGCCAGAAAACGGGCTATACCATCCGTTTTAAAACCGCACCAAATATTCCTGTTTTTGAACAACGTCTGGCAGATGGCCGTTATGACGTCGCCTATATGAACCCTTATCACTACACCGTTTTTGGCCAAAAACCCGGTTACCGCGCTTTTGCCAAACAGAAGGATAAGCAGATTAAAGGGCTGATCGTTGTTCATAAGGATAATGCCATTCAAAGCTTGCAGGATTTGTCGGGGCAAGATCTGGCCTTTCCAGCCCCAGCCGCTTTTGCGGCCAGTGTTTTGACCCGGAGTAAATTGGTGGATCAAGGCATTGTGTTTCAACCCAACTATGTCTCTTCACACGACTCTGTCTATCGCACCGTCGCCAAAGGGCTCTTCAGTGCTGGGGGTGGGATTAAACGTACCTTGGAAAATGTGGATCCGACCATTCGTGCACAGTTAAAAATTCTCTGGACCACTCATGGTTACACCCCCCATGCCTTTGCAGCCCACCCCGCATTGACCACAACTAAGGTCGCCAAGCTTCAACAGGCCATGGTGAATATGCATACCGATCCTCTGGCTCAACCACTCCTTAAATCCCTTAACTTCAAAGGCATTGAAACCGCACAACATCAAGACTGGAACGATGTGCGGGATCTGCAAGTGGACAAACGTTTAGGGCGTCTTATTCAGTAA
- a CDS encoding DUF190 domain-containing protein: protein MKAQPAAHALLRIYFNEDDHANKRGPPLAEVLLEHLQNAGIPGATIYRGVMGYGSHHQVHATSLLRLTEHLPLMLEAVHEELPLRHLVEELHPLLQECLVLIQPVEILHQPHGEDKVQ from the coding sequence ATGAAAGCTCAACCGGCAGCTCATGCCTTATTGAGGATTTACTTCAATGAAGATGATCACGCCAACAAGCGTGGTCCCCCCCTGGCTGAGGTTCTGTTGGAACATCTACAAAATGCAGGTATACCCGGTGCCACTATCTATCGAGGTGTCATGGGCTATGGTAGTCACCATCAGGTTCATGCCACATCCCTGCTGCGGTTGACCGAACATCTTCCACTTATGTTAGAAGCGGTACATGAAGAGTTACCATTACGTCATTTGGTTGAAGAGCTACACCCTTTACTGCAAGAGTGCCTGGTCTTAATTCAGCCGGTTGAGATCCTACACCAGCCCCATGGTGAGGATAAGGTGCAGTAA
- a CDS encoding helix-turn-helix domain-containing protein, translated as MEQEAYSKDGAGEGGRLAGQPLQQLGAELRQAREARGLSIEEAHRATRIRDSHLVSLESGDAESLPGQTFAIGFMRIYIRYLGLDEALMMKRFSDGLTNHNDGLATEYFAPPTETSRTHPGRWLIMATLVVLGGLFGGYEWMNAQPQDPPVAVPAPVSSRVAEQESDEAQLARTEALDQSEAMPVNGDEELEPMEAMAEPEPMEALGEGVKPAPVPVLVGERSITMTPPQETEVDNASMENLKREQAAAEEKRIQAEAQRAEEARRAEQARLAEQARLEQARLIKQNRLAEAKRLKQEEARRARAEQVRRTKEKEARLKAQAARQAEQARQVEQARQAQAARQAEQARQAEQARQAQVARQAEQARQAEQARQAQVARQAQAALASEVVFKPNRTSDDELAGLATLFQQEAYNPLDGVFAPNKPTRQTPQTVRQVRTPNTSIRQAAIAQYDVIMHAARRVWVRVYNGKGYKRELFINPGSQYEVPNQGGPYYVRIGDAGSISFTVHGRRIPPLGRRGTLIRKLNLDPNALLARYERERQSR; from the coding sequence ATGGAGCAGGAAGCCTATTCCAAGGATGGAGCCGGGGAGGGCGGTCGTCTAGCTGGCCAGCCGTTACAGCAGTTGGGTGCGGAACTACGGCAAGCTCGTGAAGCTCGTGGTCTCTCCATTGAAGAGGCCCACCGCGCAACCCGCATTCGTGATTCTCACCTGGTCTCTCTTGAGAGCGGGGATGCTGAGTCCTTACCGGGGCAAACCTTTGCCATCGGTTTTATGCGTATCTATATACGCTATCTGGGCTTGGATGAAGCGTTAATGATGAAGCGCTTTAGCGATGGGTTAACCAACCATAATGATGGTCTGGCCACAGAGTATTTTGCCCCCCCCACGGAGACCAGCCGTACCCATCCAGGACGCTGGCTGATTATGGCAACCCTGGTGGTTTTAGGGGGTCTGTTTGGTGGCTATGAGTGGATGAATGCCCAGCCGCAGGATCCTCCGGTTGCCGTCCCCGCACCGGTCTCCTCCCGCGTAGCTGAGCAAGAGAGTGATGAAGCGCAACTGGCCCGTACGGAAGCGCTGGATCAAAGTGAAGCGATGCCGGTTAATGGGGATGAAGAGCTTGAACCCATGGAGGCCATGGCTGAACCTGAGCCAATGGAGGCATTAGGTGAAGGTGTCAAACCTGCTCCAGTGCCGGTTTTGGTGGGGGAGCGTTCCATTACCATGACGCCACCACAAGAAACAGAAGTTGATAACGCTTCCATGGAGAACCTCAAGAGAGAGCAAGCGGCTGCTGAGGAAAAACGTATTCAGGCGGAAGCGCAGCGTGCGGAAGAAGCGCGTCGTGCCGAACAGGCCCGACTGGCAGAGCAAGCCCGCTTGGAACAGGCCCGCCTGATCAAACAGAATCGTCTGGCTGAAGCCAAGCGTCTTAAACAGGAAGAGGCCCGCCGTGCCCGTGCAGAACAGGTACGTCGTACCAAAGAGAAAGAGGCTCGCCTAAAAGCCCAAGCGGCTCGCCAAGCTGAACAGGCCCGCCAAGTCGAGCAGGCCCGCCAAGCCCAAGCGGCCCGCCAAGCTGAACAGGCCCGCCAAGCCGAGCAGGCCCGTCAAGCCCAAGTGGCCCGCCAAGCTGAACAGGCCCGCCAAGCCGAGCAGGCCCGTCAAGCCCAAGTGGCCCGCCAAGCCCAAGCCGCTTTGGCTTCAGAGGTGGTCTTTAAACCCAACCGCACCTCTGATGATGAACTGGCTGGTTTAGCCACCCTGTTTCAGCAGGAGGCTTACAATCCACTGGATGGTGTCTTTGCCCCCAATAAACCAACCCGTCAAACACCGCAAACTGTACGGCAAGTACGCACACCCAATACATCAATCCGTCAGGCTGCCATCGCTCAGTATGATGTAATCATGCATGCGGCACGTCGGGTATGGGTACGGGTCTATAATGGTAAAGGGTATAAGCGCGAACTCTTTATCAACCCAGGCAGTCAATATGAGGTGCCCAATCAAGGGGGCCCCTATTATGTGCGGATTGGTGATGCCGGTAGCATCAGTTTTACCGTGCATGGGCGCCGTATTCCTCCTTTGGGTCGTCGTGGCACATTGATTCGTAAGCTCAATCTCGACCCCAACGCACTGTTGGCCCGCTATGAGCGGGAACGTCAGTCACGTTAA
- the hisC gene encoding histidinol-phosphate transaminase encodes MSVQRWVRPEILAMAGYKPGEQPKPGERVIKLNTNENPYGPPEAVKAAMHAAINDDLRLYPTPDGYLVRQAAARTLGHGLTPEQIIIGNGSDDLLTMILRTFVGQNDVVAAMDPTYTLYEPLTIIQGGDYQQIPWLEQGALPMDDLVALKAKVIFVTRPNAPTGHLVPLEQVAQLCKATQQTGVVILDEAYGDFAEDHGLALLADHSNLIVTRSASKSLSLAGMRIGIGFMHPDVALQMHKVRDSYNVDRLAQVALWAAYENWEAYLPLIAQIKKRRDWTHQQLVERGFTITASHGNFVLAQVPKGELDGLQWLEALKKRGILIRYFGNDPNLTAFLRITIGTEEEMAILITAIDEIMKVA; translated from the coding sequence ATGAGTGTGCAGCGCTGGGTACGACCCGAAATTTTGGCCATGGCTGGCTACAAACCAGGTGAACAGCCCAAACCAGGTGAGCGGGTTATTAAGCTCAATACCAATGAAAATCCTTATGGCCCACCTGAGGCCGTGAAAGCGGCCATGCATGCCGCGATTAATGATGATCTACGTCTCTACCCAACCCCAGATGGTTATTTGGTGCGTCAGGCTGCAGCACGCACCTTAGGCCATGGCCTAACCCCAGAGCAGATTATTATTGGCAATGGTTCTGATGATCTGTTGACCATGATCCTGCGCACTTTTGTGGGGCAAAACGATGTTGTTGCAGCCATGGACCCGACCTATACCCTTTATGAGCCCCTAACCATTATTCAAGGTGGGGACTATCAACAGATACCTTGGCTGGAACAGGGCGCCCTACCCATGGATGACTTGGTGGCTTTAAAAGCCAAGGTGATCTTTGTGACCCGCCCTAACGCGCCAACCGGTCATCTGGTTCCCCTGGAACAGGTGGCTCAACTGTGTAAGGCCACCCAGCAGACCGGTGTGGTTATTTTGGATGAAGCTTATGGGGATTTTGCCGAGGATCACGGTTTGGCCCTCTTGGCCGACCATAGCAACCTGATTGTGACCCGTAGCGCCTCAAAATCACTCTCTCTGGCTGGTATGCGTATTGGTATTGGCTTTATGCACCCAGATGTGGCGTTACAGATGCATAAAGTACGGGACTCCTACAATGTCGATCGCTTAGCACAGGTGGCCTTATGGGCCGCCTATGAAAATTGGGAGGCCTATTTACCTTTGATTGCCCAGATCAAAAAGCGACGTGATTGGACCCATCAGCAGTTGGTAGAACGGGGTTTTACCATTACAGCAAGCCACGGTAACTTTGTTTTAGCCCAAGTACCTAAAGGCGAGCTCGACGGTTTGCAGTGGCTTGAAGCACTGAAAAAACGTGGCATTTTAATCCGCTACTTTGGCAACGATCCCAACCTAACAGCCTTTTTACGCATTACCATTGGTACCGAAGAGGAGATGGCGATCTTGATCACAGCCATTGATGAGATTATGAAAGTCGCCTAA
- a CDS encoding DMT family transporter → MTQAKHRLDILAITLLLILCISWGGQQVAVKLIIDEVPPLMQATIRSMGAMVLVAVWCRWRGRSPIIWDGTLWWGVGAGVLFSLEFLLVYWGLTYTSASRAVIFIYLSPFVVAIGSQWLIPEESLNRTQFLGLGLAFFGIVIAFGESSTRPSHQMLVGDLMLTLSAVFWGATTLLIKVSPLAHIEASRTLLYQLAVSAMILPLASLFLDEPMVTSLSSTALWSLLYQTIWVAAVTYLVWYWLVTHYPACQLSSFTFLAPLFGVLAGGWILDEPLTTALLAALVLVGSGLYLVNRSKSPQ, encoded by the coding sequence ATGACCCAAGCCAAACACCGTTTGGATATCCTTGCCATTACCCTACTGCTGATTCTCTGTATCAGCTGGGGCGGGCAGCAGGTTGCGGTTAAACTGATTATTGATGAGGTCCCCCCGCTGATGCAGGCGACCATACGTTCCATGGGGGCTATGGTGTTGGTGGCTGTATGGTGTCGATGGCGAGGCCGGTCACCCATTATCTGGGATGGCACCCTCTGGTGGGGTGTTGGTGCGGGGGTGCTGTTTTCCCTGGAGTTTCTTTTGGTTTACTGGGGGTTAACCTATACCAGTGCATCCCGTGCCGTCATTTTTATCTACTTAAGCCCCTTTGTGGTCGCCATAGGTTCCCAGTGGTTGATACCAGAAGAGTCACTAAACCGTACCCAGTTTTTGGGCTTGGGGTTGGCCTTTTTCGGTATTGTCATCGCCTTTGGGGAGTCCTCTACCCGACCCTCGCATCAGATGCTTGTGGGGGATCTGATGTTAACCTTATCTGCGGTATTCTGGGGGGCGACGACCCTGTTGATCAAGGTCAGCCCTTTGGCCCATATTGAAGCCAGCCGTACTTTACTGTATCAGTTGGCGGTATCGGCCATGATCCTTCCCCTGGCCTCCCTCTTCCTGGATGAACCGATGGTTACCAGCCTCTCCAGCACAGCCCTATGGAGCTTGCTCTATCAAACCATCTGGGTCGCTGCTGTTACCTATCTGGTTTGGTACTGGCTGGTTACCCATTATCCAGCCTGTCAGCTCTCCAGCTTTACCTTTTTGGCCCCACTGTTTGGGGTGTTGGCGGGGGGATGGATTTTGGATGAACCGTTAACCACCGCGCTGCTGGCTGCTTTGGTCTTGGTTGGCAGTGGTCTATATTTGGTTAATCGATCTAAATCACCCCAGTGA
- the ispG gene encoding flavodoxin-dependent (E)-4-hydroxy-3-methylbut-2-enyl-diphosphate synthase, with amino-acid sequence MAHTVSLVAPRRQTRPVQVGSVQVGGDAPISVQSMTNTDTRDIAATLAQINAIAEAGADMVRVSCPDMESANAVKDLVAQSPIPLIADIHFDHRLALKALENGIHCLRINPGNIGSDARVREVVAAARERHVPIRIGVNAGSLEKHLLDKYREPCADAMVESALHHIRVLEDLNYPEIKISLKASDVGMTVMAYRQLATQVDYPLHLGITEAGGMRSGSVKSAIGLGLLLAEGIGDTLRVSLSADPVEEIKVGFDILKSLGLRSLGVNIISCPTCARQEFQVIDVVAQLEKRLAHIREPVSLSVIGCVVNGPGEAKETMVGVVGAQGENLMYHHGETMGKRGDEDLVESVVAQVEAIAKQMREAKEKEEAEKKL; translated from the coding sequence ATGGCCCATACCGTCTCTTTGGTCGCACCCAGACGTCAAACACGCCCAGTTCAGGTCGGTTCTGTACAGGTTGGGGGAGATGCCCCCATTTCGGTACAGTCCATGACCAATACCGATACCCGTGATATCGCCGCTACCCTGGCCCAAATTAACGCCATTGCTGAGGCAGGTGCGGATATGGTTCGGGTCTCCTGCCCGGATATGGAATCGGCCAATGCTGTAAAAGATCTTGTGGCACAATCCCCCATCCCTTTGATTGCGGATATCCATTTTGACCACCGCCTGGCTTTAAAGGCCTTGGAAAATGGTATTCACTGTTTACGGATCAATCCCGGTAATATTGGTAGTGATGCACGGGTGAGGGAGGTTGTGGCGGCGGCCCGTGAACGGCACGTGCCCATACGTATTGGGGTCAATGCAGGTTCGCTGGAAAAACATCTGTTGGATAAATACCGTGAGCCTTGTGCCGATGCCATGGTTGAGTCCGCCCTGCACCATATACGTGTACTAGAAGATCTGAACTATCCAGAGATTAAAATCAGCCTTAAAGCCAGTGATGTAGGGATGACCGTCATGGCTTACCGGCAACTGGCAACCCAGGTGGATTATCCCCTGCACTTGGGCATAACGGAAGCTGGTGGAATGCGCAGTGGCTCGGTAAAGTCTGCGATTGGTCTTGGGCTGTTGCTTGCAGAGGGAATCGGCGATACTCTGCGGGTTTCCCTTTCGGCAGATCCGGTCGAGGAGATCAAAGTTGGTTTTGATATTCTCAAATCTCTGGGTCTGCGCAGTTTGGGTGTCAATATTATCTCTTGCCCTACCTGTGCCCGTCAGGAGTTTCAGGTGATCGATGTGGTGGCGCAGTTGGAAAAACGACTGGCCCATATTCGTGAACCCGTTTCGCTGTCGGTTATTGGCTGTGTGGTTAATGGTCCGGGTGAGGCTAAGGAGACGATGGTTGGTGTGGTGGGCGCTCAGGGTGAAAACTTGATGTACCATCATGGTGAGACCATGGGTAAACGTGGTGATGAGGATCTGGTGGAGTCAGTTGTGGCGCAAGTAGAAGCCATTGCTAAACAGATGCGAGAAGCCAAAGAAAAAGAAGAAGCGGAAAAGAAGTTATGA
- a CDS encoding glyceraldehyde 3-phosphate dehydrogenase NAD-binding domain-containing protein, translated as MQAPLRVAIHGFGRIGRVLFRQLALLPQIQVVAINDTAFSTREMAYLANFDSVYGRCRVPLTVINDHQLALEDQPILTFSQADFAWIPANTQILIDASGDKQQLLGACRALAIQVDQVLITCPLHQSDVALNLYGVQQASTEDPMVSFSSCDAAAVAPLMAWFEETYGVEEVAITTLHPVLNNQNVLDGKSPDDQLQLGRSALNAVIPKTSSLQPILQQLFPHCAVRVLNFRVPTNAVTCAQFHFTLKSESTLQTLREELLGWIEEQGAALVVGVDHPATSLDFVGESASLIMDWSWLEVSGKEVRGLIWYDNEWGYAAQITRYLLARSLG; from the coding sequence ATGCAAGCTCCCCTCAGGGTAGCCATTCATGGTTTTGGGCGTATTGGGCGGGTACTGTTTCGGCAGTTGGCGCTACTACCGCAGATCCAAGTGGTGGCCATTAACGATACCGCCTTCTCAACCCGTGAAATGGCCTACTTGGCTAACTTCGATTCAGTTTATGGGCGGTGCCGGGTACCGTTGACGGTCATCAATGACCATCAACTGGCCTTGGAAGATCAACCTATTTTGACCTTTAGCCAAGCCGATTTTGCATGGATACCTGCCAACACCCAGATTTTGATCGATGCCTCAGGGGATAAACAGCAACTCCTGGGTGCATGTCGGGCGCTGGCCATCCAGGTTGATCAGGTCTTGATAACCTGTCCTCTGCATCAATCCGATGTCGCCCTCAACCTTTATGGGGTGCAACAGGCCAGTACGGAAGATCCCATGGTCAGTTTTAGCAGTTGTGATGCCGCGGCCGTGGCCCCGTTGATGGCGTGGTTTGAAGAGACCTATGGGGTTGAAGAGGTAGCCATCACCACCCTGCACCCTGTCTTGAACAATCAAAATGTGCTGGATGGTAAATCCCCGGATGACCAGCTACAACTGGGGCGCAGTGCCCTGAATGCGGTCATTCCTAAAACAAGCTCCCTTCAGCCTATTTTACAGCAGCTTTTTCCCCACTGTGCGGTACGTGTGCTCAACTTCCGTGTACCGACCAATGCGGTGACCTGTGCCCAATTCCATTTCACCCTTAAAAGCGAATCCACCCTGCAAACGCTACGTGAAGAGCTGTTGGGGTGGATCGAAGAGCAGGGGGCTGCACTGGTGGTTGGGGTGGATCACCCGGCAACCTCCCTGGATTTTGTAGGAGAGTCCGCCAGTTTGATTATGGATTGGTCCTGGTTGGAGGTCTCCGGTAAGGAGGTACGGGGTCTGATCTGGTATGACAATGAGTGGGGCTACGCCGCTCAGATTACCCGCTATCTGCTGGCGCGTTCACTGGGGTGA
- a CDS encoding NAD+ synthase, with protein MEFTLAIAQINTHVGALEKNRQAMISAARHARRMGAQLVLFPELSLTGYPPEDLLHKPLFLKSIEQEEMVLKDAFGEIGIDALYGAPRLSETGELWNAAALVEQGRETQLCIKQALPNYGVFDERRYFEPAVEVKSFTYRDIPMGVNICEDIWQVNGPAAALAKQGAKLIINLNASPYRVGKWQDREQVIRDRVNETGLPVLYVNLVGGQDELVFDGGSFAMDHTGQLQERCRFFSEELRLMRVRWDGENPVAWVPVHGIDEGPVRLTAPVEGGDWRAPREHGADVEPAMDPLAEIYEAMKVGLHDYVRKNGFRGVVLGLSGGVDSALTAAVAVDALGADAVETVMMPSEFTSGESLSDAEVCAANLGVQLGNLTIGPLFELFKQTLSEEFAGLPEDVTEENIQPRIRGTLLMAISNKKGTLLLTTGNKSEMSVGYATLYGDMAGGYSVLKDLLKLKVFELCEWRNEQARLAGKPLPIPQNIIDKPPSAELRPDQKDTDSLPAYDILDTILHRYVELEQGLDEIVAAGVDRAEAARVIAMVDRNEYKRRQAPPGVRIVNRNFGKARRYPLTNGFKVK; from the coding sequence ATGGAATTCACATTAGCCATTGCACAGATCAATACCCATGTGGGTGCATTAGAAAAAAACCGGCAGGCCATGATCTCAGCTGCTCGACATGCCCGACGCATGGGGGCTCAGTTGGTGCTCTTTCCTGAGCTGTCACTGACCGGTTATCCGCCAGAAGATCTTCTTCATAAGCCTTTGTTTCTTAAAAGTATAGAGCAAGAAGAAATGGTGTTGAAGGATGCCTTTGGGGAGATTGGTATTGATGCCCTGTATGGTGCTCCCCGTCTCAGTGAAACCGGTGAACTGTGGAATGCGGCAGCCCTGGTAGAGCAAGGACGTGAAACCCAGCTCTGTATTAAACAGGCACTTCCCAATTATGGGGTGTTTGATGAACGGCGCTATTTTGAGCCCGCGGTAGAGGTAAAGAGCTTTACCTATCGGGATATCCCCATGGGTGTCAATATCTGTGAAGATATCTGGCAGGTTAATGGTCCCGCGGCGGCACTGGCCAAACAGGGCGCCAAGTTGATCATTAATCTGAATGCTTCCCCCTACCGGGTGGGCAAATGGCAGGATCGGGAGCAGGTTATTCGGGATCGGGTCAACGAAACTGGCCTACCGGTGCTCTACGTTAATCTGGTGGGTGGCCAGGATGAACTGGTTTTTGATGGGGGTTCATTTGCCATGGACCATACCGGCCAATTGCAAGAACGTTGTCGCTTTTTTAGTGAAGAACTACGCTTAATGCGGGTGCGTTGGGATGGAGAAAACCCGGTGGCTTGGGTGCCCGTTCATGGCATTGATGAAGGTCCCGTACGGCTGACCGCACCGGTTGAGGGGGGGGATTGGCGAGCACCCCGTGAGCATGGTGCTGATGTAGAACCGGCCATGGATCCCTTGGCGGAAATATATGAAGCCATGAAGGTGGGCCTCCACGACTATGTGCGTAAAAATGGGTTCCGTGGGGTGGTATTGGGTCTCTCTGGTGGGGTGGACTCGGCCCTTACTGCCGCGGTTGCGGTGGATGCTTTGGGGGCAGATGCGGTAGAGACGGTGATGATGCCCTCGGAATTTACCAGTGGGGAATCCCTCTCTGATGCGGAGGTGTGTGCGGCCAACCTGGGTGTTCAGCTAGGTAACCTGACCATTGGGCCGCTCTTTGAGCTGTTTAAACAGACACTCTCCGAAGAATTTGCGGGTCTACCGGAAGATGTGACCGAAGAGAACATACAACCCCGTATTCGTGGCACTCTGTTGATGGCGATTTCGAATAAAAAAGGGACCTTATTGCTCACCACCGGTAATAAGAGTGAAATGAGTGTGGGCTATGCCACACTGTATGGTGATATGGCAGGTGGCTATTCGGTTTTGAAAGATCTGCTCAAATTGAAAGTATTTGAGCTTTGCGAATGGCGTAATGAACAGGCCCGTCTGGCGGGCAAGCCGTTGCCGATTCCCCAAAACATTATCGATAAGCCCCCCTCAGCCGAACTACGCCCGGATCAGAAAGATACAGACTCCCTTCCTGCTTACGATATTTTGGACACAATCCTGCATCGTTATGTGGAGTTGGAACAGGGGCTGGATGAGATCGTGGCTGCGGGTGTCGATCGGGCCGAGGCTGCACGGGTTATTGCCATGGTTGATCGCAATGAATATAAGCGGCGTCAGGCCCCCCCTGGGGTACGGATTGTGAACCGTAACTTTGGTAAAGCCCGCCGTTATCCCCTGACCAATGGGTTTAAGGTGAAATAA